The window GGCGGCAGGTTGACCCGGCGGGGCGGCGCCTCGACGTCGCCCGAGGGGTCGAGCACCTCGAGGTAGGGGCCGTACTTGCCGATGCGCAGCGTGATGTCATCGGTGATGGTCACCGAGTTCACCGCGCGGGCGTCGATCTCGCCGAGGTTGTCGATGACGCTGCGGAGCCCGGGGTGGCCCTCGCTGCCGAAGTAGAAGCTCTTCAGCCAGTCGACCCGGTCCTCCTCGCCGTCGGCGATCTTGTCGAGGTCGGCCTCGAGCGCGGCGGTGAAGTCGTAGTTCACGAGCTCGGCGAAGAAGTCCTCGAGCAGGCGCACGACCGAGAAGGCCGTCCAGCTCGGAACGAGGGCCTGGCCGCGGGGCGTGACGTAGCCGCGGTCGACGATGGTCGAGATGATCGACGCGTAGGTGGAGGGCCGGCCGATGCCCAGCTCGTCGAGGGCCTTCACGAGGCTGGCCTCGGTGTAGCGCGGCGGCGGCGTGGTGTCGTGGCCGGCGGCGTCGAGGGCGACGGCGGCGAGCGCCTGCCCCTCCTTCAGCACGGGGAGCTTCGCCTCCGTGGGCTCGGCGGCGGCGTTGCGCTCCTCGTCGCGGCCCTCTTCGTAGGCGTGCAGGAAGCCGCGGAACGTGATGACCGTTCCGGAGGCCGAGAACTCGGCGGTGGTGGTGCCGCCCAGCTCGGCGACCTCGACGGGGCCGGCCGTGATGGTGACGGAGGCCGTGGAGCCCTTGGCGTCGGCCATCTGCGACGCGACCGTGCGCTTCCAGATCAGCTCGTACAGGCGGAAGTCGTTGCCGCGGAGCGTGCCCGAGAGCTCGGACGGCGTCTTGAAGACCTCGCCGGCGGGGCGGATGGCCTCGTGGGCCTCCTGTGCGTTCTTGCCCTTGCCGCTGTACAGGCGCGGCTTGTCGGGGATGGTGTCGGCGCCGTAGAGCTTGGTCGCCTGGTTGCGCGCCGCGTTGATGGCCTGCTGCGAGAGCGACGGCGAGTCGGTTCGCATATAGGTGATGTAGCCGTTCTCGTAGAGCGACTGCGCGACGCTCATGGTCTGCCGGGCCGAGAAGCGGAGCTTGCGCGCCGCCTCCTGCTGCAGGGTCGAGGTGGTGAACGGGGCCGCGGGGCGGCGGGTGTACGGCTTGCTCTCGAGTGCGCTGACGCGGATGTCGACGCCGTCGGCCTGCAGGGCGTCCTTCAGGGCGGTGGCGGCGGCCTCGCCGAGCGGCACGGCCTTGCCCTTGAGCGTGCCGGACTCGTCGTAGTCGCGGCCGGAGGCGACGCGGTCGCCGTTCAGCCGCACCAGGCGGGCGTCGAAGGTGTCTTTCTCCGGGGCGCTCTTCGCGGTCTCGCCGGGGGCGAGGGTGGCCGTCAGATCCCAGTAGTTGGCGCTGGTGAAGGCGAGGCGCTCACGCTCGCGGTCGACGACCAGGCGGGTGGCGGCGGACTGCACGCGGCCGGCGGACAGGCCGGGGCCGACCTTGCGCCAGAGCACGGGGCTGACCTCGTAGCCGTAGAGACGGTCGAGGATGCGGCGGGTCTCCTGCGCGTCGACGAGCGCGTCGTCGATCTGGCGGGTGTTGTCGCGGGCGGCCTCGATGGCCTCGCGGGTGATCTCGTGGAAGACCATGCGCTTGACCGGCACCTTGGGCTTCAGCACCTGCAGCAGGTGCCAGGCGATGGCCTCGCCCTCGCGGTCTTCATCAGTGGCGAGGTAGAGCTCGTCGGCCGAGGCGAGTGCCTTCTTCAGCTCGGCGACGGTCTTCTTCTTGGCATCGGAGACGACGTAGTAGGGCTCGAAGCCGTTCTCGACGTCGACGGAGAACTTGCCGAGCGAGCCCTTCTTCAGCTCGGGCGGGAGGTTCTTCGGTTCGACCAGGTCGCGGATGTGACCGACCGA of the Herbiconiux flava genome contains:
- the topA gene encoding type I DNA topoisomerase — translated: MPSPRKLVIVESPTKVKSIAQYLGDGFDVLASVGHIRDLVEPKNLPPELKKGSLGKFSVDVENGFEPYYVVSDAKKKTVAELKKALASADELYLATDEDREGEAIAWHLLQVLKPKVPVKRMVFHEITREAIEAARDNTRQIDDALVDAQETRRILDRLYGYEVSPVLWRKVGPGLSAGRVQSAATRLVVDRERERLAFTSANYWDLTATLAPGETAKSAPEKDTFDARLVRLNGDRVASGRDYDESGTLKGKAVPLGEAAATALKDALQADGVDIRVSALESKPYTRRPAAPFTTSTLQQEAARKLRFSARQTMSVAQSLYENGYITYMRTDSPSLSQQAINAARNQATKLYGADTIPDKPRLYSGKGKNAQEAHEAIRPAGEVFKTPSELSGTLRGNDFRLYELIWKRTVASQMADAKGSTASVTITAGPVEVAELGGTTTAEFSASGTVITFRGFLHAYEEGRDEERNAAAEPTEAKLPVLKEGQALAAVALDAAGHDTTPPPRYTEASLVKALDELGIGRPSTYASIISTIVDRGYVTPRGQALVPSWTAFSVVRLLEDFFAELVNYDFTAALEADLDKIADGEEDRVDWLKSFYFGSEGHPGLRSVIDNLGEIDARAVNSVTITDDITLRIGKYGPYLEVLDPSGDVEAPPRRVNLPPELAPDELTPEKARELVDAPVVTDRVIGINPENGKQVVAKDGRFGPYVTELDPESAPDAVAASTTDAPATASPAAKAPAKKAPAKKAAAAKPRTASLFKSMDLATIDLDTALRLLDLPRTVGDDPESGEPITAQGGKFGPYLKKGTDTRSLESEDLIFEIDLPGALELFAQPKYGARRASSALKEFDADPESGKPIRVKDGRFGPYVTDGTTNATIPRGETVEEIDFERAVQLLADKRAKGPAAPRSKAAAAKKPAAKKPAVKKAPAKTTAVKSTAAKSTATKTTTAKAATAKTTAAKTTAAKTTAAKTTAAKTTAAKTTAAKAAAGTGSSAS